In Verrucomicrobiia bacterium, the genomic window CGTCGATGGCTCGGTTGAACCTTGCCCTTGCGCCTGCCAAACCACGCATGCGGCGCACAATGCGACAATACTGAGTAATTTCTTTCTCATAAACCTGCCTTTCTTACTGTTTGAGTTGAAGTAAAAGCGACACCACTCAGCGCCGTTTTTTTAACGATGTGAGAATCTAAACCGCGAGGCTCAGGTCACAATGGGGACAAGACCGTAGGGTGGAGGAATTTCCAAGCTCGATGCGCCAGTTTAGTGGAACATCTCCCTTTGTCGGAAACTTTGTCGGAAACTTGTCAAAGCCAAACCTGTAAGCGTTGCTCGCTCTTCCCACTCTCTCCTTCGCAAGAGTAGAGGGGCCGGGAGAGGACCCTCGCCGTAGTCTTAGTAGCGCTGGCTCTTACCGGCCGCGGCCACTGACGATTTCGGGCATTTTAAAGATGGGCAGGAACATACAGATGACCATGCCGCCGACGACCACGCCCAGAAAGACGATGAGGATGGGTTCGATGAGGGCCGTGAGGCCCGAGAGGGTGGTCTCGATTTCTTCATCAAGGAAATCGGCAATGCGTTCAAGCATGTTATCGATTTTGCCGGTTTGTTCGCCGGCGGTGACCATGCGGATGATCATGGTTGGGAAGATCGGGTGTTTGGCCAAGGCAGTCGAGATGCTCTCGCCGCGCTCGATGTCGGTGGCGGCGGTGCGGATGGCCTTTTCCATGACAACGTTTCCAACGGTCTGGGAAACAATTTGGAGGACTTCGAGGATAGGCACGCCGCTGCGCACCAGGGAGGCCAGGGTGCGGGTAAAGCGGGCGAGGCAGATTTTATGGGCAATCGAGCCAAAAACGGGAAGCCGAATGCGGTAGGTATCCCAGAACTTGCGGCCAACGGGTGTTTTGATGAAATAGAACCAGCCATAAACGCTGGCGCCGCCCGCGACCAGGAGGAAGAGGATGTACTTTTGGACGAAATGGCTGATATCGATGAGTTTTTGAGTTGGAGCGGGCAGGTTGGCGCCGAAGCTCTTAAATATCTCGCCGAAGACCGGGACGACTTTGACCAGCAGGAAGATGGTAATCAGAATGGCGACAACGGTGACCACAGTGGGGTACATCATCGCGGACTTGATCTTTTTGCGAAGCCGGGCGCTGTTTTCGAGATAAACGGCGAGGCGCGTGAGGATTTCCGCGAGCAGACCGCCTTTCTCACCTGCCGCCACCATGCAGACATAAAGGCGGCTGAAGGCTTTGGGATGTTTTTGGAGCGCTTCGGAGAAGCTATCGCCGCCTTCGACGCGGGTGCAGATGTCTTTGATAACATCGCGCATCACTTTATTAGTGGTTTGCTCGGCGAGGGCCTGGAGGCACTGCACCATCGCCAGCCCGGCATCAATCATGGTCGCCAATTGCCGCGTGAAGATGACAAGGTCCGCCAAGGCGACCCGGCCACCGCTGGTGCGGCCTTTTTTGCCAATTCTTTCCTGAATGGAGACCACCAGGAGATTGCGATTCAATAAGGAAGCAATGGCCGCCTGTTCGCTCCCCGCCTCGACCGAACTGCGGATTTCTCGACCGGAGCCGGTTTCGCGCGCCACGTAAACGAAGGAAGACATAGAAAATCAGGTTAATGAATGGGAATAGTCCCCGGTTAAATCGCTCATGCGTCGTGTGATAAACATTCGGAACAGAATGATAGCAGGGTCTGTTCCAGGGCCAAACGCCAGAGAACAGATTAAAGCGCGGAATACTCGAAATATCGGAAATCACCTGATTTTTGCGGATACTTCGCGTATTCCGGCGCGCAAAAAATCAATTAGGCGAGGTTTTCATTGGGCCATCTAAGGTTTAAGAAATTGGTCTTCAGTCTCTTAGGCAAGTATAAAGGAATCAATAGCGACCTGGGGCTGCTCGTTTGGCTGCCCCAAGTCCGTACAATCCCTGTACCGATTCGGGAAGAAAAGTAGTTGTCACAGAACCGGTTTTTGCTATCTATTGCGCAAAAGCACACCGGTGGTGGTGCGAGGGTAAACCGGTTTTACCCTCTTGTTAGATGCAAGGTCAGAACAGATTAACCAAACGTTCGGAGGAACTAATGAGATTCGATAAATGGACAGCAGTTTTAGCTGCGGCCGGGGTAGTCAGCCTGGCTTCGGTTGTGAGAGCAGAGGAACAGCCAAGCACGGTGATGACCGCGTTAGGCTCGACAACATTAAGTGGTTACGTCGATACGTCTGCTGAATGGAACTTTGGCACCGGCAACGCCAACGTGGCCCCCTATAAGTTCAATTCCCCAAGTAAAGCAGATGGCTTCAACTTGGACGTGGTCCAACTCAGGATTGAAAAGCCGCTGGATGAATCCGATTGGGCGGCTGGTTACCGGGTGGACCTTTGGGCCGGCCCAGACGCCAACGTGCTCGGGACTCAATCGGTGTTCGGCGGGGGTTCGAAAGCGTTTCCCGGGGATTTTGCTATTCGGCAGGCCTATGTGGCGTTGCGGGCGCCTGTGGGAAACGGGTTGGACTTCAAAGTCGGTGTGTTTGACAGCATTATCGGCTATGAATCCGTAGCATCCCCTGACGACCCGAACTTTACAAGGTCATACGGGCACTCGATCGAGCCGCAAACGCACACAGGCGTGCTGGCCAGTTACCGGTTCTGTGATATGCTGAGCGCCTCGTTCGGTGTTGCCAATACCATCGGACCGGCCATTGATAGTCGCGCCTTCGCTCCGGTCCAACCGGTGAACCCTTATTCGGAGTCGTATAAGACGTATATGGGTTCGGTGGCGATAACCGCGCCCGAGAGCATGGGTTTTCTGTCTGGCTCAACGCTGTATGGAGGTGTGGTTAATGGATTCAACAACAATGTGCTGGGGAATCCCGGCCTGGCGATGCCTACTCTCAACGCCTATGTCGGCGGCACCATCGCCACACCAGTCACCGGCTTGCGCCTGGGCGCAGCATGGGACTTGCTAAATATGGATACGGCCCCTGCCGGCCCCGGCTCGAAACTTCAGGCCGATGTCTGGTCCCTGGCTGGGTACGCCTCCTTCCAAGCCACCGAGAAGCTTAGCTTCCATGGCCGTGTTGAACGGATTACAGGCGACGTCGATCAGGCGATAGGCCTGGCGTTTGTCGGAGGGCCTTCTTATGCCCAGAACGCAATCGACGCTGCCACGCTGACAGTCCAATACGACCTATGGAAAAACGTGCTCAGCCGTGTTGAATTCCGCTGGGACCATGTGGAACATGGCTTAGCTTTTGGCGGCACCGAGCTGGGCACGCCGACTCGCGAGAATGCCTTCTTGCTGGCGGCCAATATTGTTTACAAATTCTGAGCGGGTTTAACGCCAAGCCCCTCCCGAATAGCCGGGAGGGGCTTTTTTTTGTCTTGATTCCTGATGTCGTCTTTTGACCACAACGCGCAAGAAAGGGCGGGGAAAGGCCGTGAGCGGAATTGATTACTCAGATGTAAGTTCTTCATTTGCAGAATATTGTATATCAAAAGGCGTTTTGGCATACTATCTGCCTTCTGGCAGTCATCGCTAATCGCAGTTCCCTCCCAACTGGGCTCGTGCGAATGCCATGCAGGAACCAAAATAAAAAACGAACTAATCAAATCATGAAAAGGAATGGATGGACGTTAGGTTTGCTCGCAGCCGGTGTTGTCAGTTTGCCGACAGTGATTCACGCAGAGGAGAAGCCGACTTCGGTCCTGACGGCTCTTGGAGCAACTACGCTAAGTGGGTATGTGAATACCTCAATGATCTGGGACCCAGGCACAAGCACCGCCAGCATCCCAGGCCGCGCTTTCGATGGACCGGCCTCAAAGCAGGACGGTTTCAACTTGGATGTCGTCTCACTGACGTTGGCCAAACCCGTGGGGGAAGGCGATTGGGGTGCGGGGTATTTGGTTCAGCTCTGGGCCGGACCTGATGCGGTGGGGTTTAACACGTCCGCTCCGAACATCGCTGGCGCTGGCGGCGATTTCGCGGTGAAGCAGGCCTACGTGGACCTTCATGCCCCGCTTGGCAACGGACTTGACATTAAGATCGGCCACTTTAATTACATCGGGGGCTATGAGCAGCCTGACGCGGGGCTGAATCCTAACTACAGCCGTTCGTATGCCTGGACGCAAGAACCGGCGAGCCACACCGGTGTGTTATTCAGCTACACAGTCAATCCTATTCTATCCTTAATGGCGGGTGTGGCCAATACAGTCAATAACGGCATTGATTGGCGCGCGGTGCGGGATAACGGGATCGTGTCGCAGACCGAAAAGACGTACATGGCGATGGCGTCGCTCACTGCCCCAACCAATGGCTTCGGGTTCCTTGGCGGATCGACGCTCAGCGCTACGGTTGTCAATGGCTTGAATAATGCCTCCGGGGACTCGGGAACCACGCCGACTTCGGGCCACATCACTAGCCTGAATGTGAGCGCTACAGCGCCGACTCCTGTCGCAGGGCTCACGGTTGGGGCCTCATACGATTATACAGATGGTCCCGACCTGCCCTTTTCCCCTGGGGTCAACACCGAGAGCAAATACGTCAATGTCACCACCCTTTATATCGGGTACCAAGCAACCGAGAAGTTGAAGCTGTATGGCCGGGCAGAATACACCAGCGCCAGCAACGGATTCTGGTACGCTCCCTCTGCGACCAGTCACAACGCGGAGTTGATGGAGCTGACTGGGACACTGGATTATTCACTCTGGAAGAATGTCATCAGCCGAGTCGAAGTGCGCTGGGACCACAGCCTGACCGGGGACAGGCCATTCGGCGGAACCGCTGCCGATCCCGGAGGAGAAAAAAACGACGTCACCCTCGCGCTCAACCTCATCTACAATTTTTAGGCCGACTGGCTTCTCATGCCGCCTGGGACCGGTCCCAGGCGGCTTTTTGCCTGTTTAGGAGGTTACTTTAATGCAGCGATTTCTTGCGCGGGCTCGCCGAGCAAAAGCTCTGGATGCGGCGCCCTAAGCCGGTTGATGTGTGCCGAACCCGCCAGCGATGACGCCGGCGCTGCTTTGTCCTGAGTGCTGGCCATCCCGAGATTCGAACCGGTTTGCTAAACGCGCCGGATTGGCTACTCTCGCCGCATGGCAATGACGCGACATTGTTGGAAGTGCGGCATGGAGTACAAGCTGCCCGGCGCGCCCGGGCGCTCCGAGACGTGCCATCGTTGCGGTTCGGACCTGAAGGTCTGCCTGAATTGCGCCAGTTACGATACGCGCGCGGCCCAGCAGTGCCGCGACCCGCGCGCCGAACCGGTGTCCGAAAAGCATCTCGCCAATTACTGTGAGTATTTCGAGATGGTTCGCCGCGAATTCGCGCCGCCAGCGCAGGAATCGGGGCGCGAATCCAAGGCCCGTGAGTCACTCAAGAAACTGCTGGGCGACTAGCCGCCGCTGGCCAATTCGAGCTTGAGCGCCTGGAGCGACAATTGGATGTCGCGGATGAAGCCCACCAGCGAAACCACTAGTGAAACGAGGCAAAGAATAAAGAGGACGGTGATAATAAATCCGACTTCCAATTTCATCAGAGCGGCGACGAACAGCACGATGATGAAGACCGACGCCAGCAGCACGCTCAGCGCCGCCATGATGATCGACAGCCGGATGACCCGGGCGCGCAGGTAAAGAATGGCAACCTGCCCTTCCAGACGCCGCCGTTCCGCTTCGGTTCCCTCACGCAACTCGCGGCCAAGCTGACGGGAACGATCAATAGCGCGGCCAAAACGATTCGTCAGCGTCAGCAGGAGCAGACTAATACCTGAAACGAGAATCACCGGCCCAATGGCCACTTGCAGCACGGGTATGAGTTGGCTGACCGGTATTGATGGCATAAACGCGCCCCCAGATTAATGGGCATTAAGCGCTGATCGCAACCACAACAGGGCTTCACCTTAACTTTTCTGAATCATACGTACGACGGTTCACCGGGCTAAAGCCCCGGTGTAAATGAGACCGGAAATCGAGTATGAAATATCCAGCCCAAACCGCAGTTTCATTGAATGGGAGCGGAAATGGGCGCATATTATAAGCACGAAGATGAGTGATTCGGTCGATTTGAAACCACTCCTGAAGGGTTGGCCCTATGACCCTGACAACGACGCGCGGGTGACGCGCGGAGATGATAGACGCGAGATTCTACAGGTTCGCACACCCCTCGGGATTGAGCAGTACGAAATGGAAGGCCGCCCCGACGGGGCCCATCCCCATGGGATGGAATCGGCCCTTGATTATCATCTTCAGCGGCTGGAAAAAGCCAAGGCCGCCGGAGCCGAAAAGCAATTTGAGCTGGGAGCGCGCGAGTGCGGTGAACTGTTCAATGAGGGCACGCTCTATTATTTCCGCTATGTGCGGCTGTTCCAGCTCAAGGATTGGGCGCGCACGGTTCGCGATACGGCCCGCAACCTGCGCGTATTTGACCTTGTGCATCGTTACGCCCGGCGCCCGGAGGACCAGGATTTTCTGGAAAAGTGGCGTCCCTACATTGTCCGGGTCAACTCCAGCGCGGCGATTATGCTGGAACTGGAAAAGCGCTCTTATGACCGCGCCCTGCGCCTGGCCAACGAGGCCGTCGAGAAAATCGAGGCGCTGGCAGAGCGGGATGATGACACCTTCAATTTCGAGCGGGAACGGTCCTTGACCGCTCTGCGCGAGCTGGCCACCCAAATCCGCAAGAACCGGCCACTATCTGAACTGGAGCAACTCGAACAGCAATTGCGCCGCGCTGTCGAGCGGCAGGAATTCGAGCGCGCTGCCCAGTTGCGGGACCGGATTCGCGCCCTCAAAAGGGAGCACACCTGCTAGCACGCCGCTCCCTATAATTGCCCGGCGCCAACGAGCGCTTCCCCATCTTTGCTGCGAAAGAGGATAGTGGTGTGGTGTCAAAACATGACAGGAATCACGCCGGTATTGCAACGAGATTCTGATCGATGAAGACGTAAGGAGCGGACAAGGGGGGCAGAGTGGATTGTTAGCCGCAAAAGAACGCCGGGCGCGCGAAGAGAGGGAGAACCTGTCTAACGGTCTTGGCGTTCCTTCGCGCTCATGAGGGTCCGGGGCACAAAGCAAAGATTGCAATGCTTTTGACAAGAAATGGCGAGCCGGCCTAGAGGTGATATACTTTAACCCTAATGAACAGACGTTCTAATTTGCATCCGACAAAGCATTACGCTATAAATAAAACTTTGTAAGACCGATTGTCCGGAAGCTTCAGACCGGGTCAATCGCGCGAGGTTTTTTTGCGAAGCCGAGGGCTTCAGCGGAGAACAAGCGCTGTGAGTGGAACTTTGAATCGAACTTTGGATGAGGCATCCGAGGGCGTGTTGGCGGACGCCGGGCTCGGGCGCATGGGGTCCCGGCTCAATATTTTGAGCGAGGCGCCCAAGCACCCTCCTTGCTTTCATTGCGGCGAGCCTTGCGCGGACGAGGCGTTTTCGGAAGGCGCCAAGGTATTTTGCTGCCAGGGCTGCCTGGCAGTGCATGACGTATTGATCAAAAGCGGGTTGCGCCGGTTTTACGCGCTGAGTTCCAAACCGGGTGCGCGCATCTGCGGCCCGGGTGGCGAGCAGTGGAGCTACTTGGATGAGCCGGCGGTCCGTGAGCGTTTAGTGGATTATACAGACACCCGGACGACCCGTGTCACCTTTCAAATTCCTGCAATCCACTGCGTCGCGTGTGTGTGGTTGCTCGAGAATCTGTTCCGGCTGCATCCGGCTATAGGGGCTTCGCAGGTGAACTTCCTCCGCAGGGAACTCTCAGTCAGTTTCGCGACGGAAAAAATGCGGTTGAGCGAATTGGTGGAACTTTTGGTCTCGATAGGATACCGCCCACAATTGACGCTTGGCGAACTGGATGGCCCAGCCCGCAAGCCGAGTCACAGGCGGGATTGGTTGCAGGCCGGCGTGGCGGGGTTTGCTTTCGGCAACATCATGTTACTGAGCCTGCCGGTGTACCTGGGGTTGGATAGCTTTAGCGAACCGCTGTTCAAGAAGCTGTTTGGCTGCCTCAGCCTGGCCTTTGCGGCTCCGGTCATCGCCTACAGCGCCTCGGATTACTGGCGGTCTGCGTGGCTGTCGGTGCGTCAGCGAATGCTCACGCTCGATGTGCCAATCGCTTTGGGGTTGGCCGCCCTTTATTTCCAAAGCGCCTGGGACATCCTCTCGGGACACGGCGCCGGTTTCCTTGATTCGCTGACGGGTCTGGTTTTCTTTTTGCTCTGCGGTCGGATGTTTCAGCAGAAAACTCACGAGCGAATCGTCTTCGACCGCGATTACAAATGTTTCTTTCCACTTGCGGCCTCACGCAAGAAAGGGTGCGGGGAGGAAAGCGTTGCCATCTCCAGCCTGGCAGTGGGCGACCGGCTTTTTTTGCGCAATGGCGAATTGATTCCAGCGGATGCGCGGCTCATCGAGGGCCCGGCGCGGATCGATTACAGCTTTGTCACGGGGGAGTCCGAGGCGGTCGAGCCCGGGGCTGGAGACTATCTCTATGCCGGGGGCAAGCAGGTGGGTGGGCGCATCGAGATAGAGCTGGCAAAGGCGGTGTCGCAAAGTTATCTGGTCTCATTGTGGAACCACGAGGCCTTCCGCAAGACACGGCAGGAGAGCCTGGATACCCTCACAAACCGGTATAGCGGCTGGTTCACTCTGTTGGTTATTGGTGTGGCTGTGGGGGCAGCCCTCTTTTGGGCGCGCTCGGGCGACCTTGCGCGAGCGGGCAAGGCCTTTGCCTCGGTGCTCATCGTGGCTTGTCCTTGCGCGCTGGCGCTGGCGGCCCCTTTCGGGTTGGGCTCAGCCCAGCGCTGGCTGGCGCGGCGGGGCATTTTCCTTAGAAACCCGCTGGTGCTCGAACGCCTGGTAAACGTGAACGCCATCGTATTCGACAAGACCGGCACGCTCACAACACCGCAAGGTGCTGAAGCGAGCTTTTGGAATGCAGGCGCACAAGCGGCCAAAGAACGCTTGCTCAGTCTGGCCGAGGCAGGATGGGTCTGGGCCGTGGCCCGGCAATCCGCGCATCCGCACGCGGCGCGAATCGCTGAATCCCTGAAGGCCCCAATGCCGCCGAGATTGCAAGGGCATGGCTTTATAGAGAACTGCGGGGCTGGGATCGTCGGGGTTGCGGAGGGTCATGAAATTCGGCTTGGGTCACGACCCTGGCTCGCGAAAGGAGGGGTGAGCACGCCTGATGAACTGGAGCCGCTGGGCAGCGTCTCGTACCTGGCGATTGACGGGCAGTTCCGAGGCGCATTTGTCTTTGGAAACGGGTTGCGCCCGGCGGTGGGGCGATTGGCGCATGAACTTGGGCCGCGTTATAACCTGGCCTTGCTCAGCGGGGATAACGAGCGCGAGCGCGATTCTTTCCGTTCCCTGCTAGGGCCTGCTGCCGGTCTTCATTTCAACCAAACCCCTTTGGACAAACTCGCTTTTATCCGCCAGATGCAGAAGTCGGGTAAAACCGTCATGATGGTTGGCGACGGTCTGAACGATGCCGGCGCATTGAGCCAAAGCGATGTCGGAGTGGCTGTGGTCGAGAAAATTGGCGCTTTTTCGCCTGCCAGCGATGTCATTATGCCGGGGGCAAAGGTCGGCGAGCTGGGCGGCGTTCTCGAACTGGCGCGTGTCGCAGTCAGAATCGTTCGCGTCAGTTTGGGGATTTCTGCGGGTTACAACCTCGCCGGCATCAGCATTGCAGCGGCCGGGATTTTATCGCCGGTGTT contains:
- a CDS encoding UvrB/UvrC motif-containing protein — translated: MSDSVDLKPLLKGWPYDPDNDARVTRGDDRREILQVRTPLGIEQYEMEGRPDGAHPHGMESALDYHLQRLEKAKAAGAEKQFELGARECGELFNEGTLYYFRYVRLFQLKDWARTVRDTARNLRVFDLVHRYARRPEDQDFLEKWRPYIVRVNSSAAIMLELEKRSYDRALRLANEAVEKIEALAERDDDTFNFERERSLTALRELATQIRKNRPLSELEQLEQQLRRAVERQEFERAAQLRDRIRALKREHTC
- a CDS encoding type II secretion system F family protein, which gives rise to MSSFVYVARETGSGREIRSSVEAGSEQAAIASLLNRNLLVVSIQERIGKKGRTSGGRVALADLVIFTRQLATMIDAGLAMVQCLQALAEQTTNKVMRDVIKDICTRVEGGDSFSEALQKHPKAFSRLYVCMVAAGEKGGLLAEILTRLAVYLENSARLRKKIKSAMMYPTVVTVVAILITIFLLVKVVPVFGEIFKSFGANLPAPTQKLIDISHFVQKYILFLLVAGGASVYGWFYFIKTPVGRKFWDTYRIRLPVFGSIAHKICLARFTRTLASLVRSGVPILEVLQIVSQTVGNVVMEKAIRTAATDIERGESISTALAKHPIFPTMIIRMVTAGEQTGKIDNMLERIADFLDEEIETTLSGLTALIEPILIVFLGVVVGGMVICMFLPIFKMPEIVSGRGR
- a CDS encoding heavy metal translocating P-type ATPase metal-binding domain-containing protein, which translates into the protein MNRTLDEASEGVLADAGLGRMGSRLNILSEAPKHPPCFHCGEPCADEAFSEGAKVFCCQGCLAVHDVLIKSGLRRFYALSSKPGARICGPGGEQWSYLDEPAVRERLVDYTDTRTTRVTFQIPAIHCVACVWLLENLFRLHPAIGASQVNFLRRELSVSFATEKMRLSELVELLVSIGYRPQLTLGELDGPARKPSHRRDWLQAGVAGFAFGNIMLLSLPVYLGLDSFSEPLFKKLFGCLSLAFAAPVIAYSASDYWRSAWLSVRQRMLTLDVPIALGLAALYFQSAWDILSGHGAGFLDSLTGLVFFLLCGRMFQQKTHERIVFDRDYKCFFPLAASRKKGCGEESVAISSLAVGDRLFLRNGELIPADARLIEGPARIDYSFVTGESEAVEPGAGDYLYAGGKQVGGRIEIELAKAVSQSYLVSLWNHEAFRKTRQESLDTLTNRYSGWFTLLVIGVAVGAALFWARSGDLARAGKAFASVLIVACPCALALAAPFGLGSAQRWLARRGIFLRNPLVLERLVNVNAIVFDKTGTLTTPQGAEASFWNAGAQAAKERLLSLAEAGWVWAVARQSAHPHAARIAESLKAPMPPRLQGHGFIENCGAGIVGVAEGHEIRLGSRPWLAKGGVSTPDELEPLGSVSYLAIDGQFRGAFVFGNGLRPAVGRLAHELGPRYNLALLSGDNERERDSFRSLLGPAAGLHFNQTPLDKLAFIRQMQKSGKTVMMVGDGLNDAGALSQSDVGVAVVEKIGAFSPASDVIMPGAKVGELGGVLELARVAVRIVRVSLGISAGYNLAGISIAAAGILSPVFCAILMPLSSISVVLFACGATHWAAERAGIKP
- a CDS encoding DUF2721 domain-containing protein, translating into MPSIPVSQLIPVLQVAIGPVILVSGISLLLLTLTNRFGRAIDRSRQLGRELREGTEAERRRLEGQVAILYLRARVIRLSIIMAALSVLLASVFIIVLFVAALMKLEVGFIITVLFILCLVSLVVSLVGFIRDIQLSLQALKLELASGG
- a CDS encoding outer membrane beta-barrel protein, which codes for MRFDKWTAVLAAAGVVSLASVVRAEEQPSTVMTALGSTTLSGYVDTSAEWNFGTGNANVAPYKFNSPSKADGFNLDVVQLRIEKPLDESDWAAGYRVDLWAGPDANVLGTQSVFGGGSKAFPGDFAIRQAYVALRAPVGNGLDFKVGVFDSIIGYESVASPDDPNFTRSYGHSIEPQTHTGVLASYRFCDMLSASFGVANTIGPAIDSRAFAPVQPVNPYSESYKTYMGSVAITAPESMGFLSGSTLYGGVVNGFNNNVLGNPGLAMPTLNAYVGGTIATPVTGLRLGAAWDLLNMDTAPAGPGSKLQADVWSLAGYASFQATEKLSFHGRVERITGDVDQAIGLAFVGGPSYAQNAIDAATLTVQYDLWKNVLSRVEFRWDHVEHGLAFGGTELGTPTRENAFLLAANIVYKF
- a CDS encoding outer membrane beta-barrel protein, with amino-acid sequence MKRNGWTLGLLAAGVVSLPTVIHAEEKPTSVLTALGATTLSGYVNTSMIWDPGTSTASIPGRAFDGPASKQDGFNLDVVSLTLAKPVGEGDWGAGYLVQLWAGPDAVGFNTSAPNIAGAGGDFAVKQAYVDLHAPLGNGLDIKIGHFNYIGGYEQPDAGLNPNYSRSYAWTQEPASHTGVLFSYTVNPILSLMAGVANTVNNGIDWRAVRDNGIVSQTEKTYMAMASLTAPTNGFGFLGGSTLSATVVNGLNNASGDSGTTPTSGHITSLNVSATAPTPVAGLTVGASYDYTDGPDLPFSPGVNTESKYVNVTTLYIGYQATEKLKLYGRAEYTSASNGFWYAPSATSHNAELMELTGTLDYSLWKNVISRVEVRWDHSLTGDRPFGGTAADPGGEKNDVTLALNLIYNF